The sequence below is a genomic window from Monodelphis domestica isolate mMonDom1 chromosome 2, mMonDom1.pri, whole genome shotgun sequence.
aagaaagaaagaaagaaagaaagaaagaaagaaagaaagaaatggggattCCCCCTTGGAGGACAAGGATGACCAGATTTTGTAGATTTCCAAGGAGATCAGACAGCAGGCTATACTTACTTTAATAGGGACAGAGTGACTTGATTGATTTTTCTTAATCTTCAGCCTAACCTTACAAAAAAATACAGAAACACTGAAAATAAAtgcctttggttttgtttgttgctgttgttttttcatCTAAAACTGGACTAAGAATTCAagtcttagggggcagctggatagctcagtggattgagagccagccctagagacaggaggtcctaggttcaaatctggccttagacacttcccagctgtgtgaccctgggcaagtcacttgacccccattgcctagcccttacgactcttctgccttggagccaatacccagtattgactccaagatggaaggtaagggtttaaaaaaaaaaaaagaattcaagtctTGTGATTTGAAATTGAAGTTGACCAATTTATTATAGATTTCTCTTCCAACAACAAAAATGCTTTTAAAGTTGCTGTTAAACACTTTGAATTCAAGAGACCCAGAGTGagtaaatgactttcccatggttacagcttataaagtcagaatttgaacacaggctaTCTGAATCCAAATGAAAGCATATTTTTCTGCTATTATGTTTTTTGAGAAAATACCCATTCTGATTAATCCTTTCCcagttttctctctgtctttctccttcgCTTTCCTTGGATCCTTGGGAAAACTCCTATGCAATAGTTATTTTATGTTCATACCCTGACAACATCACAGAATTTGAGTTTTTGAAGGGACTGCAGTCATCTACTCCAAAAAGTGGTTAAAAGAAATCCCCACTATTACATCTTTGTAGGTGGCCACTTAGCTTCCATTTCAAGACCACCACAGCTTGAGGCTGTTGTTCAGTcagtttcagtcatatccaactcttgaTAACCCaatttgggattctcttggaaGGGATATTGGAgtctttgccatctccttctccagctcattttataaatgaggaactaaTGCAAGCAGGGTCTTACcccaagggtcacccagctaggaagtatctgaggccagattgaaactcAATATGaatctttttgattccaagcTCATTGCTCTATCTATTCctgcaccatttagctgcccatAGTTTAATGGTTAAGAGGTTTTTCTTAATGTCAGGCCTAAATTAACCTTCCTACAAATGCCATCTACTATCCCGTGTTCTATCCCTGGGCCAGTGAGCACAAATCAACATTCTTCCAAAGGAGAGACCTTCTAATACTTAAAGGCAGAAATCATGTCTGGCCTTAGTCTTCTATTCTCCCCACACACCATCTATAGTTTCTTCAACTCACTCTAGGCACCTCACATCCTTGGCTGCCTTTGTCTTCTCAATAGAGGAGAAGGTGTGATTTGGGGCTTCCCCACCAACCTGCTGGCTCAAAGTGAGACGACAGTCCACTGAAGCCCCAgggattttacaaaaaaaaatttgttttaatgatACCACAATAATATAGTATGAACGTAGAATTCCATCTCCTAAATCCCTCTTCCCCAAGAACACTGAAACAACAGTGAGATGTGGTTTTAGAAAGTTTTATTCTGAAATCTTTGTCCAAAAGACATCTGTGGAATCCATCTAGCAACCCCTGGACTCTAAGGAACAGAGCCTAGGTTGCTAATAGAGATCCCCATAGGGGACAAGCATCGTCCAGAAGTGGAACAATagtacaaataaataagaaaatctgctaccaaataattaacagaaaTTAAATAGCacagataaaaattaattataatgagGGAGAAGATCTCAGGAAGGCTGAAGTCTCAGAAATTGCTTCTGACTATGGAATTCCTTAGCTTGGTCCATGTTCCTTGAAGATTTGTAAGCCAAAGGCCCTGAGCCCCTCAGTTCAGCTCCAGTTCCTCCATATAGGTCTGAACCCAGTCATCACTGGGGTTGGCACACACCTGACGGCCTCTTTTAGTCTGGAACCtgtggaagagaagaagggagatgaGAGGTCAAGTAACTTTTCAGCTGGAGGTAGAGATGTTCATGTCCCCCCCCCCATACCCATCCCTCATATCCTTAGGAACAATTCTCATCTCTAGCAACATCTCTCAAGTTCTTCTGAGTTAATCAGGTTCTCTCTAAAGACTGGTCCAGTGGGGAGCCTCTCAAGAAGCCTGATCTTGGCATTCAATTCCTCTCACTTCactttttccctcctccttcagTAAGTAGCTCCCACCTTGTTCCAAGGAGAACTAAACCTTGGCCAAAGATGACCAGGGTCACTTCTTTCCCTTGTAACCAGAGTCTCACCTGAGTTGTCTCATTTATCTATTAGACCAAGTTGCAGAATGGCCCCATTTACTCTTCCCTTACTCTCCCTAAAGAGATTCAGGGAGTAGTTAGATACTCACACCACAGCTGGCTGGGAACACAGGCTGCTGGTCTCATAATAGTCTATCACAAATTTTCTGTGGATCTGTTGGCTGACATAGGAGAAGCAGCAGGAGGTGGGAGGGTCAGAGCCCACTGTAGAGAAAGAGGAGGCATGAGATGAGCAAGGTCAGTGTTCCCACTCCACCTTCCTTAACCACTGCCTGTATCCCAGGGACAAGCTCTGTGTCAGGCACACTGGAGGTGTGATCCTTATTCTGCTTCTCTCCAGTACTAGGTAGGATTCTCAGTGTGCCTGGAGAAGAATCAGGCTTGCTGTTCTCATCCCCACTGGAGATATTTGGAGGAAACCTAAAGTGTGGGAGCTAGAAGAGACACCAGAGATCTACCCA
It includes:
- the LOC100017328 gene encoding C-C motif chemokine 4-like — encoded protein: MKVSVVALSILMVMAFSSLASSAPMGSDPPTSCCFSYVSQQIHRKFVIDYYETSSLCSQPAVVFQTKRGRQVCANPSDDWVQTYMEELELN